One Streptomyces sp. NBC_01217 genomic region harbors:
- the uvrA gene encoding excinuclease ABC subunit UvrA yields MADRLIVRGAREHNLKNVSLDLPRDSLIVFTGLSGSGKSSLAFDTIFAEGQRRYVESLSSYARQFLGQMDKPDVDFIEGLSPAVSIDQKSTSRNPRSTVGTITEVYDYLRLLFARIGKPHCPECGRPISRQSPQAVVDKVLGLPEGSRFQVLSPLVRERKGEFVDLFADLQTKGYSRARVDGETIQLSEPPKLKKQEKHTIEVVIDRLTVKDSAKRRLTDSVETALGLSGGMVVLDFVDLPEDDPERERMYSEHLYCPYDDLSFEELEPRSFSFNSPFGACPDCTGIGTRMEVDPELIVPDEEKSLDEGAIHPWSHGHTKEYFGRLIGALADALGFRTDIPWAGLPQRAKKALLFGHKIQTEVRYRNRYGRERAYTTPAFEGAVQFVKRRHSEAESDSSRERFEGYMREVPCPTCKGTRLKPIVLAVTVMEKSIAEVAAMSISECADFLGRMKLNARDKKIAERVLKEVNERLKFLVDVGLDYLSLNRAAGTLSGGEAQRIRLATQIGSGLVGVLYVLDEPSIGLHQRDNHRLIETLVRLRDMGNTLIVVEHDEDTIKVADWVVDIGPGAGEHGGKVVHSGSLDELLNNGDSITGQYLTGKKSIAMPDIRRPVDPSRRLTVHGARENNLQDIDVSFPLGVLTAVTGVSGSGKSTLVNDILYTHLARELNGAKSVPGRHTRVDGDDQVDKVVHVDQSPIGRTPRSNPATYTGVFDHVRKLFAETMEAKVRGYLPGRFSFNVKGGRCENCSGDGTIKIEMNFLPDVYVPCEVCHGARYNRETLEVHYKGKSIAEVLDMPIEEGLEFFEAVPTIARHLRTLHEVGLGYVRLGQSAPTLSGGEAQRVKLASELQKRSTGRTVYVLDEPTTGLHFEDISKLIKVLSGLVDKGNSVIVIEHNLDVIKTADWVIDMGPEGGNGGGLVIAEGTPEHVAGVPASHTGKFLQGILDPDRVSEASVPAARKPVRKAAAKKAVAAKSAPARKTATARTSAGQAAKPAKTAAAKKVTRTRKA; encoded by the coding sequence GGACAAGCCGGACGTCGACTTCATCGAGGGCCTCTCGCCCGCCGTCTCCATCGACCAGAAGTCGACCTCGCGCAATCCGCGCTCGACGGTCGGCACCATCACCGAGGTCTACGACTACCTCCGCCTGCTCTTCGCCCGGATCGGCAAGCCGCACTGCCCCGAGTGCGGCCGGCCCATCTCGCGCCAGTCGCCGCAGGCCGTCGTCGACAAGGTGCTCGGCCTTCCCGAGGGCAGTCGCTTCCAGGTGCTCTCGCCGCTGGTGCGCGAGCGCAAGGGCGAGTTCGTCGACCTCTTCGCCGATCTGCAGACCAAGGGCTACAGCAGGGCCCGGGTCGACGGCGAGACCATCCAGCTCTCCGAGCCACCCAAGCTGAAGAAGCAGGAGAAGCACACCATCGAGGTGGTCATCGACCGGCTCACGGTGAAGGACAGCGCCAAGCGCCGGCTGACCGACTCGGTCGAGACCGCGCTCGGGCTCTCCGGCGGCATGGTCGTGCTCGACTTCGTCGACCTCCCCGAGGACGACCCCGAGCGTGAGCGGATGTACTCCGAGCACCTCTACTGCCCCTACGACGACCTCTCCTTCGAGGAGCTGGAGCCGCGCTCCTTCTCCTTCAACTCGCCCTTCGGCGCCTGCCCCGACTGCACGGGCATCGGTACGCGGATGGAGGTCGACCCGGAGCTGATCGTCCCCGACGAGGAGAAGTCGCTCGACGAGGGCGCGATCCACCCCTGGTCGCACGGCCACACCAAGGAGTACTTCGGCCGGCTGATCGGCGCGCTCGCCGACGCCCTCGGATTCCGTACGGACATCCCGTGGGCCGGGCTGCCGCAGCGCGCCAAGAAGGCCCTGCTCTTCGGCCACAAGATCCAGACCGAGGTCCGCTACCGCAACCGCTACGGGCGCGAGCGCGCCTACACCACCCCCGCCTTCGAGGGCGCGGTGCAGTTCGTCAAGCGGCGGCATTCCGAGGCCGAGAGCGACTCCAGCCGGGAGCGCTTCGAGGGCTATATGCGTGAGGTGCCCTGCCCGACCTGTAAGGGCACCAGGCTCAAGCCGATCGTCCTCGCGGTCACGGTGATGGAGAAGTCCATCGCGGAGGTCGCCGCGATGTCGATCAGCGAGTGCGCCGATTTCCTCGGCCGGATGAAGCTGAACGCCCGCGACAAGAAGATCGCCGAACGGGTGCTGAAGGAGGTCAACGAGCGGCTGAAGTTCCTGGTCGACGTCGGCCTCGACTACCTCTCGCTGAACCGCGCGGCAGGCACCCTGTCCGGCGGCGAGGCCCAGCGCATCCGGCTGGCCACACAGATCGGCTCCGGCCTGGTCGGCGTGCTGTACGTGCTGGACGAGCCGTCCATCGGTCTGCACCAGCGGGACAACCACCGGCTGATCGAGACCCTGGTCCGGCTCCGCGACATGGGCAACACACTCATCGTCGTCGAGCACGACGAGGACACCATCAAGGTCGCCGACTGGGTCGTCGACATCGGCCCCGGCGCCGGTGAGCACGGCGGCAAGGTGGTCCACTCCGGATCGCTCGACGAGCTGCTGAACAACGGCGATTCGATCACCGGCCAGTATCTGACCGGCAAGAAGTCGATCGCGATGCCCGACATCCGGCGCCCCGTCGACCCGTCGCGCAGGCTCACGGTGCACGGCGCCCGGGAGAACAACCTCCAGGACATCGACGTCTCCTTCCCGCTCGGCGTGCTCACGGCCGTCACGGGCGTCTCGGGCTCCGGAAAGTCGACGCTGGTCAACGACATCCTCTACACCCACCTGGCGCGCGAGCTGAACGGCGCCAAGTCGGTCCCCGGCCGCCACACCCGGGTCGACGGGGACGACCAGGTCGACAAGGTGGTGCACGTCGACCAGTCGCCCATCGGCCGTACGCCCCGGTCCAACCCGGCCACGTACACCGGCGTCTTCGACCACGTCCGCAAGCTGTTCGCGGAGACGATGGAGGCGAAGGTGCGCGGCTATCTGCCAGGGCGCTTCTCCTTCAACGTCAAGGGCGGCCGCTGCGAGAACTGCTCCGGTGACGGCACCATCAAGATCGAGATGAACTTCCTGCCCGACGTGTACGTCCCGTGCGAGGTCTGCCACGGAGCGCGCTACAACCGGGAGACCCTGGAGGTCCACTACAAGGGCAAGTCCATCGCCGAGGTGCTGGACATGCCGATCGAGGAGGGCCTGGAGTTCTTCGAGGCCGTCCCGACGATCGCCCGCCACCTTCGTACGCTCCACGAGGTGGGCCTCGGATACGTCAGGCTCGGCCAGTCCGCGCCGACGCTCTCCGGCGGTGAGGCCCAGCGCGTGAAGCTCGCGAGCGAGCTGCAGAAGCGCTCCACCGGCCGCACGGTCTACGTCCTGGACGAGCCGACCACCGGTCTGCACTTCGAGGACATCAGCAAGCTCATCAAGGTGCTCTCCGGGCTGGTCGACAAGGGGAACTCGGTGATTGTCATCGAGCACAACCTCGATGTGATCAAGACCGCGGACTGGGTCATCGACATGGGCCCCGAAGGCGGCAACGGCGGCGGTCTGGTGATCGCCGAGGGCACCCCGGAGCATGTCGCCGGGGTTCCGGCCAGCCACACCGGCAAGTTCCTCCAGGGCATCCTGGACCCGGACCGCGTGAGCGAGGCCTCGGTGCCCGCGGCCCGCAAGCCGGTGCGCAAGGCGGCCGCGAAGAAGGCGGTCGCCGCGAAGTCGGCCCCGGCCCGGAAGACGGCCACGGCCAGGACGAGCGCGGGGCAGGCCGCCAAGCCCGCCAAGACGGCTGCGGCGAAGAAGGTGACCCGCACGCGCAAGGCCTGA